Below is a window of Dromaius novaehollandiae isolate bDroNov1 chromosome 38, bDroNov1.hap1, whole genome shotgun sequence DNA.
atggagggatggggaaaggggagatggagggatggggaaaggggggacggagggatggagagatgggGAAAGGGGGGGACGGAGAGATGGAGGGATGGGAAAAGGGGGACGGAGGGAcggagggctggggaaggggccgggAAGGCtccggagggcggcggcgggcgggacgcggggccggggcaggaggcggccggtgcccggtgcccggtgcccggtgcccggtggcCGGTGGCCGGtggccggtgcccccccccggtgcccgcagccccgctcccccccccccccgccgccgccgccgccgcccccccggcactTACGAcgcgctgcgcggccgccgcagcccccccggcccggggggggccgagccGTGTCTCCTCCgcccggtgcggcggcggcggcggcgggcgggggggggcagggcccgTCCGGGCCCCCCCGGTCCTCGCTGCACGCGGCTCCGACGGCGGCGAGGGGAGGcgatgggggggaggggggggccggtcccggggccccccccgggaggggggggggtgctcggagcgccgggggggggcaccgggcatCCGCCCCCCCCTCTCCCGGGCCCCCCCGGTGCTgaccgggggtgggggggcgcctccctccccccccccgcgtgggaccgcccggggggcggggggggaggggcggggcgggggcgcggggggcggcggacGCGgtcgctgcagccccggggccggcgggcgcgcgcgcggcggcggcggcgcggggggggggcggggggggagtggcgggagcgcgcggcgcggcgcggggggggcgggagcgcggcggggaggggcggggcgaaggcgcgcggcggggcggggccagcgcgggagggggcggggccacaccccacccctccctccctccctccccgcgacACTGCTGCGGGGGAGACCGCGGCATCCCCCCCCCAATAGCGGCCCCGGGGGGGCAATAGGGACCCCCCGGGGGCATTAACCCCCCCCCAGGGCAATAGGGCCTCCCCGGGGtattaaccccccccccaagggggaACTGCCTTCCTGCACCCCCGGGGTATGAACTCCCCCCTTCCGGGGCAACAGGGCCCCCCCCGGGGTATTAACCCCCCCCCTTCTGGGGCAATAGGACCCCCTTGAGgtattaacccccccccccggggcaatgACATCCCCAGGGTATTAACATCCCCCCCCCAGGGCAACAGGACCCCCCTCCCCGGAAgaactgccctcctgcccccatgaTGCAGAGCaacaggaccccccccagggcaaTAGGACCCCCCCCGAGGCCaacaacttccccccccccccaggggcaacAGCACCATCTCCTCCAAGGGGTAAaagccctcctgcccccccccccagggtaacagcaccccccccggggcaatagttcttctgccccccccagggGGTTACTGCCCCCCCCAATAAACACATACCGGGTCCGTCTCGCTCGTTTAATTGCAACAGGAGATAACGACCCCCCCGCGGCGACGGGGCGTcggggggctgagggggggcagttgtggggctgtTGCCCCActgaggccggggggggggggaggcagcgcggggcccggcggggggggggcacagccctGCGGCCCCCCCAAAACAGGGGACCCCTGGGACAGGGGGGCAATGGGGTGAGAGGCCACAGTGACCCCCCACTGCACCCCGGGGCACGGGGGACGTCCCCGGGGGGGGTGACATGGGGACATCAGCCCGCGTCACCACCCCGAAACGGGGGGAGAACCCCATGGGGCGGATGTGGGGCCGCAGGGGACATCcctgggggggacagggggacatcgGCCCCCTCTGCCACCCCGAAATGGGGGGACAAGTCCCTGGGGCAGATGTGGGGCCGCAAGAGACGTCCCTGGGGGGTGACATGGGGCCACCAGCCCCCTCTGCCACCTCAAAATGGGGGGAGAACCCCCCGGGGCAGATGTGGGCTGTCCTCAAGGTGGGTGACACGAGGCCACCAGCCCCGGTCACCTCCCCGAAATGGGGGCAGAACCCCCGGGGCAGATGGGGGGCCGCAGGGGACGTCCCCGGGGGGTGACACGGGGCCACCAGCCCCCTTCACCTCCCTGAAATGGGGGGGAGAACCCCCCAGGGCAGATGGGGGGCCGCAGGGGACGTCCCCGGGGGGTGACACGGGGCCACCAGCCCCCTTCACCTCCCTGAAATGGGGGGGAGAACCCcccggggcagctggggggccgCAGGGGACGTCCCCGGGGGGTGACACGGGGCCACCAGCCCCCTTCACCTCCCTGAAATGGGGGGGAGAACCCcccggggcagctggggggccgCAGGGGACGTCCCCGGGGGGTGACACGGGGCCACCAGCCCCCTTCACCTCCCTGAAATGGGGGGGAGAACCCcccggggcagctggggggccgCAGCCGGGGCAGATGCGGGGCCGCGGGAGACCTCCCCGGCGCAGGGGGGccgccagcccccccccgcctcgccggccgggccccccagccccgctcagaCGCCCCCGAGGGGGACGGCGTccagggggccggggggggccggggcggcctcgGCCCCCTCGGGGTAGATCTCGATGGTCTCCACGATGGCCAGGGCGCTGCCGTAGTCCCGCGCGGCGTTGTTGGCGGCGGCGGCATCGGCGTCGGCGTCGGCCTGCGCCTGGGCCAGCGCCTGGCGCTCGTGCTGCAGCCGCTGCTGCTGGTGCAGCTTGCGGTGCTTCCAGAGGTTGGAGAAGGAGCGGTAGGCCTTGCCGCAGGCCTCGCAGCGGTAGGGCCGCTCGCCGGTGTGGATGCGGCGGTGCTCGGCCAGGCGCACGGCGATGGTGAAGGCCTTGCCGCACTCGTCGCACTTGAAGGGCTTCTCGCCGGTGTGCAGGCGGCGGTGGTCCTTGAGGTGGGTGGACTGGCGGAAGGCCTTGCCGCAGTCGGGGCAGGGGTAGGGCCGCTCGCCCGTGTGGATGCGCCGGTGCACCTGCAGCGACGTCTCCGTGCTGAAGAGCTTCTTGCAGTCGCCGCACTCGAAGCTCTTggggcagggcgggcgccggggggccgggggggccgcgggggccgcggccggggccgccgcgggggccgccgcgtCGCCGCCAGGGCCGCCGTGGACCCGCTCGTGGGCGCGGAGGCGGGCGGCCGAGCCCACCTTCTTGCCGCAGGTGGGGCACTCGAAGCGGCGGCTCACCTTGCCGCACTTGTgctcccgcagctgcagggcgGTGACGAAGgcggcgccgcagccgccgcaCACCTGGGGCTGGCGGCCGGCGTGGCTGAGCTGGTGCACGTCGAGCAGGCGCCGCAGCAGGAAGGAGCGCCCGCACTGCTGGCACTTGTAGGGGTACTCGCCCGTGTGGTGGTAGCGGTGCATGAGCAGGCGGTAGGGCCGGTGGAAGTGCACGCCGCACTCCTGGCACTTGTAGGGGTAGCGGCGGCTGTGCACGAAGAGGTGCTGCTGCAGCGTGGAGGACTGGGTGAAGCGCTTCTGGCACACCTCGCACTGGTAGGGCCGCTCGCCCGTGTGCGTCAGGCGGTGCCGCAGCAGGTTGGCCTGCGAGTTGAAGCTCTTGCCGCACTCCTTGCAGTGGAAGGGCCGCTCGCCCGTGTGCGTCAGCAGGTGGTTGCGCACGTGCGACTTCTTCTTGAACATCTTGCCGCAGGTGGGGCACTTGTGCCGGCGCTCCAGGCGGTGCACGAAGCGCTGGTGCCGCACCAGCTGCAGGTGCTTGGAGAAGACCTTGCTGCACATGAGGCAGCGGAAGCTGGGGCCCGGCGCCTCCCCGCCGTCCACCGAGTAGATGATGGCCAGCGGCACCGCGTCGCCCGCCTTCCGCGCCTCGGCCGGCTCCGGCGCGGCGTCctcgggcgcggggccgggctcggcgggcgccggggcgggcggcagcggcccgtGGCTGCGGCGGTGGTAGAGGAACTTGGTCATGTTGATGAAGGCCTTGCCGCAGGCGCAGCGGTGCAGCGGGTTGGGCGAGTGCGTGCGCCGGTGGGCCAGCAGCACCGCCTCGGTGTCGAAGGCCAGCCCGCAGTCCAGGCAGAGGAAGTGCGACTCGCCGCTGTGGCCGCCCAGGTGCTGCTCcagggcgggcggcgagggcagCACCTTGCTGCACAGCGGGCACTGGAAGGCGCCGAGGCGGTGGCAGCGCAGGTGCAGCTGCAGCTGGTGCGCCGAGGGGAAGAGCTGCTCGCACTCGGCGCACCGGTGCtccggggggccgcgccggggccgccgcgccgcccgccagccccccccggcccccccggccgcctcctCGGGGCCGTTCTTCAGCTCGTAGCTGTGGtcgccggccgccgcctcgccgccgccgccgccgttggctgcgggggcggggggcggcgggggcggcggcggcgggggcgaggcgggggccgcgggggcggccagGTGGGCGGCCT
It encodes the following:
- the ZNF574 gene encoding zinc finger protein 574, coding for MGRRDVEGCRRGGRGSEREREQEQERNGRRPPPQQPPPAAAMAEAAEETVLLVEHRYVCSECSHLSASLEEALLHQQGHLGPEQHYELVGLAGDYQALAVPESSQYQCLECGQLLVSPGQLLEHQELHIKLLSQEPEPPAAKPPAAGQIHYECLECKALFSSQEVWLAHRQSHRAPAPGPDPPPAPPGQALVDLEHSYRKPEEAEGGAVQLLLYECGECLQLFQTPKDFLEHQAAHLAAPAAPASPPPPPPPPPPAPAANGGGGGEAAAGDHSYELKNGPEEAAGGAGGGWRAARRPRRGPPEHRCAECEQLFPSAHQLQLHLRCHRLGAFQCPLCSKVLPSPPALEQHLGGHSGESHFLCLDCGLAFDTEAVLLAHRRTHSPNPLHRCACGKAFINMTKFLYHRRSHGPLPPAPAPAEPGPAPEDAAPEPAEARKAGDAVPLAIIYSVDGGEAPGPSFRCLMCSKVFSKHLQLVRHQRFVHRLERRHKCPTCGKMFKKKSHVRNHLLTHTGERPFHCKECGKSFNSQANLLRHRLTHTGERPYQCEVCQKRFTQSSTLQQHLFVHSRRYPYKCQECGVHFHRPYRLLMHRYHHTGEYPYKCQQCGRSFLLRRLLDVHQLSHAGRQPQVCGGCGAAFVTALQLREHKCGKVSRRFECPTCGKKVGSAARLRAHERVHGGPGGDAAAPAAAPAAAPAAPPAPRRPPCPKSFECGDCKKLFSTETSLQVHRRIHTGERPYPCPDCGKAFRQSTHLKDHRRLHTGEKPFKCDECGKAFTIAVRLAEHRRIHTGERPYRCEACGKAYRSFSNLWKHRKLHQQQRLQHERQALAQAQADADADAAAANNAARDYGSALAIVETIEIYPEGAEAAPAPPGPLDAVPLGGV